tcttatgtTATTTAATAGCTTATATTTGGTACATTTGAATATAAATTTgatgtattattttattaatttatatgttggacaatataaaatttattttacacagtttgaatttatttaaaatgtgaactaaaatatttaaatttaaagtttaaaggTTATGTTtatgataaatgttttgaaACGGTACtctgatatatattttagaaatccTTGTAACGAACTTTAAGAATTGAATTAAGTATTGAATCAAACTTGTAAGTACAACTCGTGAATCAATATCATAGTTATTGACCACTCGTCATCATCCTCATAGCGAACGAGAAGCAGAGACTCATATCGTCTTCTACACTCAACAATACAAGCATGAAACTTCAACTGAATAACGAGatgttatttaaaatctataactGAAAAGACTCTAGATGAAGCTGAAGCTTTCCCCTCCTTTCCTTTTATTCAAATACTTGAAAGAATCTTTTCGAAACCAAAGCTTCCTCCCTTCTTTATTTTAATCACTCTTCCGTGGCTAAAGCCACCTCACCAGCCTCATCTTTCCCtcctttgttcttcttcttgcgATAATACACTCTCTTGTATCTATCAATACTTCTCCCATCGAAATTCAGCTTGCCCTCAAGCTGATAATCTGGAAAACAGGAAGTAAATTCCATATAATCCATCCAAGAATCCTCCAAAGATGAATTCCCAACACACCTGATCAATAACTCCAACTCCTTTCGGACCATAGCGAGTATCCACTATATTCTCTGGTTCAACAGGAACATCACTATCGACAATACAGCCCGGAGGTAACACTTCACTCTGCTCATGTACTCCCAAAGCCAATTTCAACTGCGACACGTGAAAGACTGGATGTATACGAGCCTCCGGTGGTAACTGCAATTTGTAAGCCGTACTCCCCACACGTTCCAACACCATAGAACTTGTAAGACTGGATGTATATGGACCATAGAACTTGGCCGCTAACTCCTGACAAAAACGTCTCCCCATCGTGTTCTGTCTATAGGGCTGAAGTTTGAGATACACCATTGAACCCACTTTCAATTCCACATCCCTACGAGACTTATCAGCTTGATTCTTCATTATCTCTTGCGCCCTCAACAGATTTTTCTTAAGATATTGCAACATATCATTTCTCTCTTTCAAGGCCTGCTCAAATTCAAAGTTAGAAGTAGATCCCTTCTCAAAACGCAAAATAGGTGGAGGATCTCTCCCATAAACAACCTTGAACGGCATTGTCTTTAAAGACTTATGATACGTGGTATTGTACCATAACTCGGCCCACGCCAAATATGAATGCCATGTCCGAGGATGAGACGAAAAGAAACACCGCAGATACGTCTCCAAACATCAGTCAAGGACCTCAGACTGTCCATCAGTCTGCGGGTGAAACGCCGTGCTATATTTCAATGTGGTTCCTGCCAAGCGAAACACCTCTGACCAAAATGAACTCAGGAAAATCCGGTCTCTGTCCGAAACAATGCTCTTAGGAAACCCATGAAGTTTCACAACCTCCCCTACAAAATTCTTGGCGACATCTGCTGCAGTAAACGGGTGTTTCAGGCTCAAAAATGCGCATATTTGCTTAGACGATCAATGACCACCAAAATGACATTCAAGCTGTTTGAAGTTGGCAACCCTTCCACGAAATCCATATTAATATCTTCCCAAATCATTGTCGGAACCGGAAGAGGTTGTAGCAACCCAGCAGGTGACAAGGTCGAATGCTTATGCGTTGGACACACTCCACAAGCCGCAACGTACTTCTAAATCTGTTTATACATGCCCTCCCAAAAGAAGGATCGCTGAACACGCTTTAATGTCTTCAATACTCCAGAATATCCACCAAGTTTACTATCATGACTCTCCACTAATATCGCAGCAATGAACTTAGAGGATTTCGGAATCACGAGCCGATGCTTAGACCATAACTTCTCATCAATAATTGTATACTTTGACGACATCACCTCTCCATTCTGATTTAATTTGATCTGCTCTTGAATTCCTGAATCTTCCTTATTCTCTTTAAACAAATCTTCCCACTGAAGCACCGTTGCAACTGTCAAAGAAAGTAACAGAGAAGAAACTGACATGCTGCAAGACAACCCATCAGCGACTTTATTTTCACTCCCCGGCTTGTAAAAAATCTCGAAATCAAAACCCAATAGCTTCGTCAACCACCGTTGATACTCCAAGTTCACTTCCTTCTGTTCAAAAAGGAACTTTAAACTTCTCTGGTCCGTGTGAACATGGAATTTACGACCCATGAGATAATGTTTCCACTTTCTGACAGCTAATACGATCGCCATTAGTTCCCTTTCATAAGCCGGTTTAAGTTGTTCCCTGTCTCTTAATGCGTGACTGAAGAAAGCAATTGGTCTTTTATTCTGCATTAACACCGCTCCGAGACCAAAACCTGATGCATCAAACTCCACCACAAACACCTGTTCAAAGTCTGGTAACGCGAGCACAGGAGCATTAACCATAACGTTCTTCAAGTTCTCAAACGCTTTCTGAGCATCCAAGGACCAGCCAAACTGATCTTTCTTTAACATCTGTGTTAATGGTCTCGCAATAGACCCATAGTCTCGAATGAAACGTCTATAGTAACCCATGAGACCCAAAAAACCACGCAGATGTTTCACCCTTTTTGGAGTTGGCCACACATTCATTGCTTCGGTCTTAGATGCATCTGTAGCCACCCCATTCTCTGATATCATATGGCCCAAATTTTCAACTGTTGACActccaaaagtacacttctttTGGTTAGCAAACAGTTGATGATGCCGCAAGACTTGAAACACCTCTTTAAATGTGTGACATGGCTGGGAACATCAGGACTATATACCAATATGTCATCGAAAAAGAGTAACACGAACCGCCTGAGAAATGGTTTAAAAATCTTGTTCATCAAGGCTTGGAACGTTGCCGGAGCATTTGTTAAGCCGAAAGGCATAACAAGGAACTCGTAATGTCCCTCTACAGTCCTGAAAGCTGTCTTAGGAATATCTGGTTCGAGCATCCTGATTTGATGATAGCCAGAACGCAAATCCAGCTTACTGAAAACTGCTGCTCCGTGTAGTTCATCAAGAAGTTGATCAATGACAGGAATCAGGTATTTATCTGCTACCGTTTCTCTATTTAGTGCTCTATCATCCACATAAAACCTGTGTgtaccatccttcttctttaCTAAGAGTACTGGACTAGAGAACGCGCTTGTGCTTGGGCGGATAATTCCAGACTTTA
This Brassica napus cultivar Da-Ae chromosome C6, Da-Ae, whole genome shotgun sequence DNA region includes the following protein-coding sequences:
- the LOC111207257 gene encoding uncharacterized protein LOC111207257, with the translated sequence MPFKVVYGRDPPPILRFEKGSTSNFEFEQALKERNDMLQYLKKNLLRAQEIMKNQADKSRRDVELKVGSMVYLKLQPYRQNTMGRRFCQELAAKFYGPYTSSLTSSMVLERVGSTAYKLQLPPEARIHPVFHVSQLKLALGVHEQSEVLPPGCIVDSDVPVEPENIVDTRYGPKGVGVIDQVCWEFIFGGFLDGLYGIYFLFSRLSA